The following are encoded in a window of Citrobacter freundii genomic DNA:
- the ibaG gene encoding BolA family iron metabolism protein IbaG, translated as MENNEIQSVLMNALSLQEVHVSGDGSHFQVIAVGEMFDGMSRVKKQQSVYGPLMEYIADNRIHAVSIKAFTPAEWARDRKLNGF; from the coding sequence ATGGAAAATAATGAAATTCAGAGCGTGCTGATGAACGCACTCTCCCTCCAGGAAGTCCACGTCTCTGGCGATGGCAGTCACTTTCAGGTTATTGCCGTGGGTGAGATGTTTGACGGCATGAGCCGGGTCAAGAAGCAGCAATCGGTCTATGGCCCATTGATGGAGTACATTGCGGACAACCGCATTCATGCCGTGTCGATCAAAGCATTTACCCCAGCGGAATGGGCACGCGATCGCAAACTTAACGGTTTTTGA
- the murA gene encoding UDP-N-acetylglucosamine 1-carboxyvinyltransferase codes for MDKFRVQGPTKLQGEVTISGAKNAALPILFAALLAEEPVEIQNVPKLKDVDTSMKLLSQLGAKVERNGSVHIDARDVNVFCAPYDLVKTMRASIWALGPLVARFGQGQVSLPGGCTIGARPVDLHITGLEQLGATIKLEEGYVKASVDGRLKGAHIVMDKVSVGATVTIMCAATLAEGTTIIENAAREPEIVDTANFLIALGAKITGQGTDRITIEGVERLGGGVYRVLPDRIETGTFLVAAAISRGKIICHNAQPDTLDAVLAKLRDAGADIEVGADWISLDMHGKRPKAVNVRTAPHPAFPTDMQAQFTLLNLVAEGTGFITETVFENRFMHVPELSRMGAHAEIESNTVICHGVETLSGAQVMATDLRASASLVLAGCIAEGTTVVDRIYHIDRGYERIEDKLRALGANIERVKGE; via the coding sequence ATGGATAAGTTTCGTGTACAGGGGCCGACTAAGCTCCAGGGCGAAGTCACAATTTCAGGCGCTAAAAACGCCGCACTGCCAATCCTGTTTGCGGCATTGCTGGCAGAAGAACCTGTCGAAATCCAAAACGTCCCGAAACTGAAGGACGTTGACACCTCGATGAAGCTGCTGAGTCAGCTGGGCGCAAAGGTTGAACGTAACGGTTCCGTGCACATTGATGCTCGCGACGTTAACGTCTTCTGCGCGCCATACGACCTGGTAAAAACCATGCGTGCGTCTATCTGGGCGCTGGGGCCGCTGGTGGCTCGCTTTGGTCAGGGCCAGGTATCACTGCCGGGCGGCTGCACAATTGGCGCGCGTCCGGTTGACCTGCACATTACCGGTCTGGAGCAGTTAGGGGCGACCATCAAGCTGGAAGAAGGCTATGTGAAGGCGTCCGTTGATGGCCGTCTGAAAGGCGCGCACATCGTGATGGATAAAGTGAGCGTCGGCGCGACGGTCACTATCATGTGTGCGGCTACGCTTGCCGAAGGTACGACCATCATCGAGAACGCCGCGCGCGAGCCGGAAATCGTTGATACCGCGAACTTCCTGATTGCACTGGGTGCGAAGATCACCGGTCAGGGCACCGATCGTATCACCATCGAGGGCGTTGAGCGTCTCGGCGGCGGCGTGTATCGCGTTCTGCCAGACCGTATTGAAACCGGGACGTTCCTGGTGGCAGCGGCGATTTCTCGCGGCAAAATCATCTGCCATAACGCACAACCGGACACGCTGGATGCCGTTCTGGCGAAACTGCGTGATGCAGGTGCGGATATTGAAGTCGGGGCAGACTGGATTAGCCTCGACATGCACGGCAAGCGTCCGAAAGCGGTCAATGTGCGCACTGCTCCGCATCCGGCGTTCCCGACTGACATGCAGGCACAGTTCACGCTGCTGAATCTGGTGGCAGAAGGCACCGGTTTCATCACGGAGACCGTGTTTGAAAACCGCTTCATGCACGTGCCTGAACTTAGCCGTATGGGCGCTCACGCAGAGATTGAAAGCAATACCGTGATTTGTCACGGCGTTGAAACGCTCTCCGGCGCGCAGGTGATGGCAACGGATCTGCGTGCATCAGCAAGCCTGGTACTGGCAGGCTGTATTGCAGAAGGCACCACGGTAGTTGATCGCATTTATCACATCGATCGTGGCTATGAGCGCATCGAAGATAAGCTGCGTGCGCTGGGCGCAAATATCGAGCGCGTGAAAGGCGAGTAA
- the sfsB gene encoding DNA-binding transcriptional regulator SfsB — MESKLIDWHPADIIAGLRKKGTSMAAESRRNGLSSSTLANALTRPWPKGEVIIAKALGTEPWVIWPSRYHDAKTHEFIDRTRMMRVRKEKMPLE, encoded by the coding sequence ATGGAAAGCAAGCTCATTGACTGGCATCCAGCTGATATCATCGCAGGACTGCGCAAGAAAGGGACCTCAATGGCCGCAGAGTCGCGGAGAAATGGGTTGAGTTCATCAACGCTGGCAAATGCGTTAACTCGTCCATGGCCAAAAGGAGAAGTCATTATCGCTAAAGCGCTAGGCACGGAACCCTGGGTAATTTGGCCGTCGCGATATCACGACGCAAAGACGCATGAATTCATCGACAGAACACGGATGATGAGAGTGCGTAAAGAGAAAATGCCCCTCGAGTGA
- the ispB gene encoding octaprenyl diphosphate synthase: MNLEKINELTAQDMAGVNATILEQLNSDVQLINQLGYYIISGGGKRIRPMIAVLAARAVGYEENAHVTIAALIEFIHTATLLHDDVVDESDMRRGKATANAAFGNAASVLVGDFIYTRAFQMMTSLGSLKVLEVMSKAVNVIAEGEVLQLMNVNDPDITEENYMRVIYSKTARLFEAAAQCSGILAGCSEEQEKGLQDYGRYLGTAFQLIDDLLDYSADGEQLGKNVGDDLNEGKPTLPLLHAMRHGTPEQAQMIRQAIEQGNGRHLLEPVLEAMNACGSLEWTRQRAEEEADKAIAALQVLPETQWKEALIGLAHIAVQRDR; this comes from the coding sequence ATGAATTTAGAAAAAATCAATGAGTTAACCGCGCAAGATATGGCGGGTGTCAATGCGACAATCCTTGAACAGCTCAATTCCGACGTCCAGCTGATCAATCAGTTGGGGTACTACATCATCAGCGGCGGCGGAAAACGCATTCGCCCAATGATCGCCGTACTTGCTGCTCGCGCCGTTGGCTATGAGGAAAACGCCCACGTTACGATCGCGGCCCTAATCGAGTTTATCCACACCGCAACCCTGCTTCATGACGATGTGGTGGATGAATCCGACATGCGCCGTGGGAAAGCAACGGCAAACGCAGCGTTTGGTAATGCAGCCAGCGTATTGGTCGGCGATTTTATCTATACCCGCGCCTTTCAGATGATGACCAGCCTTGGCTCACTGAAAGTGCTGGAAGTGATGTCTAAGGCAGTGAACGTCATTGCTGAGGGTGAAGTTCTGCAATTGATGAACGTCAACGACCCTGACATTACCGAAGAAAACTATATGCGCGTCATCTACAGCAAGACAGCGCGCCTGTTTGAAGCGGCAGCACAGTGCTCTGGTATTCTTGCCGGCTGCAGCGAAGAACAAGAAAAAGGCTTGCAGGATTATGGCCGCTATCTTGGCACTGCTTTCCAGTTAATCGACGACTTACTCGATTACAGCGCAGACGGCGAGCAACTGGGTAAAAACGTGGGCGACGATCTCAACGAAGGGAAACCGACGCTGCCGCTTCTGCATGCGATGCGCCACGGTACCCCAGAACAGGCGCAAATGATTCGTCAGGCTATCGAGCAAGGAAACGGGCGTCATCTTCTGGAGCCGGTTCTGGAGGCCATGAACGCCTGCGGCTCGCTGGAATGGACCCGCCAGCGTGCAGAAGAAGAGGCCGACAAGGCCATCGCCGCGCTTCAGGTACTCCCTGAAACGCAATGGAAAGAAGCCCTGATTGGCCTGGCACATATCGCCGTACAGCGCGACCGTTAA
- the rplU gene encoding 50S ribosomal protein L21, protein MYAVFQSGGKQHRVSEGQTVRLEKLDIATGESVEFAEVLMIANGEEVKIGVPFVDGGVIKAEVVAHGRGEKVKIVKFRRRKHYRKQQGHRQWFTDVKITGISA, encoded by the coding sequence ATGTACGCGGTTTTCCAAAGTGGTGGTAAACAACACCGAGTAAGCGAAGGTCAGACCGTTCGCCTGGAAAAGCTGGACATCGCAACTGGCGAATCTGTTGAATTCGCAGAAGTTCTGATGATCGCAAACGGTGAAGAAGTCAAAATCGGCGTTCCTTTCGTTGATGGCGGCGTTATCAAAGCTGAAGTTGTTGCTCACGGTCGTGGCGAGAAAGTTAAAATTGTTAAGTTTCGTCGTCGTAAACACTATCGTAAGCAGCAGGGCCATCGTCAGTGGTTCACTGATGTGAAAATCACTGGCATCAGCGCTTAA
- the rpmA gene encoding 50S ribosomal protein L27: MAHKKAGGSTRNGRDSEAKRLGVKRFGGETVLAGSIIVRQRGTQFHAGSNVGCGKDHTLFAKADGKVKFEVKGPKNRRFISIVAE; the protein is encoded by the coding sequence ATGGCACATAAAAAGGCTGGCGGCTCGACTCGTAACGGTCGCGATTCAGAAGCTAAACGTCTGGGCGTAAAACGCTTTGGCGGCGAAACAGTTCTGGCAGGTAGCATCATCGTTCGTCAACGTGGTACTCAGTTCCACGCTGGTTCTAACGTGGGCTGCGGCAAAGACCACACTCTGTTTGCTAAAGCAGACGGTAAAGTGAAATTCGAAGTGAAAGGCCCGAAAAACCGTCGTTTCATCAGCATTGTTGCTGAATAA
- a CDS encoding DMT family transporter: MKQQAGIGILLALTTAVCWGALPIAMKQVLEVMEPPTVVFYRFLMASIGLGAILAVKKKLPPLRIFRKARWLVLLAIATGGLFGNFILFSSSLQYLSPTTSQVIGQLSPVGMMVASVFILKEKMRGTQIIGAIMLLSGLVMFFNTSLIEIFTKLTDYTWGVIFGVGAATVWVSYGVAQKVLLRRLASQQILFLLYTLCTLALLPLAKPGVITQLSDWQLACLIFCGLNTLVGYGALAEAMARWQAAQVSAIITLTPLFTLLFSDLLSLAWPDFFARPMLNLLGYLGAFIVVAGAMYSAIGHRIWGGLRKHETVVSQPRSGE; encoded by the coding sequence ATGAAGCAGCAGGCAGGTATTGGTATTCTTTTAGCGCTGACGACGGCAGTCTGTTGGGGCGCTTTACCAATAGCGATGAAGCAAGTGCTGGAGGTGATGGAGCCTCCTACGGTAGTGTTCTACCGTTTTTTAATGGCAAGTATTGGCCTTGGGGCGATTCTTGCGGTTAAAAAAAAGCTCCCGCCATTGCGTATTTTTCGCAAAGCGCGTTGGTTGGTACTGTTGGCAATCGCCACCGGTGGGCTGTTTGGTAACTTCATTCTGTTTAGTTCATCTTTGCAATATTTGAGCCCAACGACTTCGCAGGTTATCGGACAATTGTCACCGGTTGGCATGATGGTCGCCAGCGTCTTTATCCTGAAGGAAAAGATGCGCGGTACGCAGATTATTGGCGCCATAATGCTGCTGAGTGGACTGGTGATGTTTTTTAATACCAGTCTGATCGAGATTTTTACCAAACTCACTGATTACACCTGGGGTGTGATCTTTGGTGTGGGTGCGGCGACGGTCTGGGTGAGCTATGGGGTTGCGCAAAAGGTGTTATTGCGTCGCCTGGCATCACAGCAGATCCTGTTTTTACTGTACACTTTATGTACGCTCGCGTTGTTGCCGCTGGCTAAACCCGGTGTGATAACGCAGCTCAGCGACTGGCAGCTGGCTTGCCTGATATTCTGCGGCCTGAATACGCTGGTAGGATACGGCGCACTTGCGGAAGCAATGGCGCGCTGGCAGGCGGCTCAGGTGAGCGCCATTATTACGCTCACACCGCTGTTTACGTTATTATTTTCAGATTTATTATCACTGGCCTGGCCCGATTTCTTCGCCAGACCGATGCTAAACCTTTTAGGTTATCTCGGTGCGTTTATCGTGGTTGCGGGCGCGATGTATTCCGCCATTGGTCATCGTATTTGGGGCGGTTTACGTAAGCATGAAACGGTGGTTTCGCAACCCCGCTCAGGCGAATGA
- the cgtA gene encoding Obg family GTPase CgtA: MKFVDEASILVVAGDGGNGCVSFRREKYIPRGGPDGGDGGDGGDVWLEADENLNTLIDYRFEKSFRAERGQNGASRDCTGKRGKDVTIKVPVGTRVIDQGTGETMGDMTKHGQRLMVAKGGWHGLGNTRFKSSVNRTPRQKTMGTPGDKRDLMLELMLLADVGMLGMPNAGKSTFIRAVSAAKPKVADYPFTTLVPSLGVVRMDNEKSFVVADIPGLIEGAAEGAGLGIRFLKHLERCRVLLHLIDIDPIDGSDPVENARIIIGELGKYSQDLASKPRWLVFNKIDLMDKDEAEEKAKAIAEALGWEGKYYLISAASQLGVKDLCWDVMTFIIENPIVQAEEAKQPEKVEFMWDDYHRQQLAEVEDEAEDDWDEDWDEDDEEGVEFIYKR; encoded by the coding sequence ATGAAGTTTGTTGATGAAGCATCGATTCTGGTCGTTGCAGGTGATGGCGGTAATGGTTGCGTCAGCTTCCGCCGCGAAAAGTACATCCCGAGAGGCGGTCCGGACGGCGGTGATGGTGGTGATGGTGGTGACGTCTGGCTGGAAGCCGACGAAAACCTGAACACGCTGATCGATTACCGCTTCGAAAAATCGTTCCGTGCGGAACGTGGTCAGAATGGCGCGAGCCGTGATTGCACCGGTAAGCGTGGTAAAGACGTTACGATTAAAGTGCCTGTCGGTACGCGTGTGATCGATCAGGGCACGGGCGAAACCATGGGCGACATGACCAAGCACGGTCAGCGTCTGATGGTCGCTAAAGGCGGTTGGCACGGTCTGGGTAACACCCGTTTCAAATCCTCGGTCAACCGTACTCCGCGTCAGAAAACAATGGGTACGCCGGGCGATAAACGCGATCTGATGCTGGAGCTGATGCTGTTAGCGGATGTCGGTATGCTGGGTATGCCAAACGCCGGTAAATCAACGTTTATCCGTGCGGTCTCTGCAGCGAAACCGAAAGTGGCGGATTATCCGTTCACCACGCTGGTGCCGAGTCTGGGCGTTGTGCGTATGGACAACGAAAAGAGCTTTGTGGTTGCTGACATCCCGGGGCTGATTGAAGGCGCTGCGGAAGGCGCGGGTCTGGGGATCCGATTCCTGAAGCACCTGGAGCGTTGCCGCGTCCTGCTGCACCTCATCGATATCGATCCGATTGACGGTTCAGATCCGGTAGAAAACGCCCGTATTATTATTGGCGAACTGGGGAAATACAGTCAGGATCTGGCCTCCAAGCCGCGTTGGTTAGTGTTCAACAAAATTGATTTGATGGACAAAGACGAAGCGGAAGAGAAAGCGAAAGCGATCGCTGAAGCGCTGGGCTGGGAAGGTAAATATTACCTGATCTCTGCGGCCAGTCAGCTGGGCGTGAAGGATCTTTGCTGGGATGTGATGACGTTTATCATTGAGAACCCAATTGTTCAGGCTGAAGAAGCGAAGCAGCCAGAGAAAGTGGAGTTCATGTGGGACGATTATCACCGTCAGCAGCTCGCTGAAGTCGAAGACGAAGCGGAAGATGACTGGGATGAAGATTGGGACGAAGACGACGAAGAAGGCGTTGAGTTCATCTACAAGCGTTAA
- the dacB gene encoding serine-type D-Ala-D-Ala carboxypeptidase, with protein MRFPRFTIGLTASIAAFSVQAANVDEYINQLPAGANLALMVQKVGAPTPAIDYHSQQMALPASTQKVITALAALIQLGPDFRFTTTLETKGSVEGGVLKGDLVARFGADPTLKRQDIRNMVATLKKSGVTQIAGNVLIDTSIFASHDKAPGWPWNDMTQCFSAPPAAAIVDRNCFSVSLYSAQKPNDLAFIRVASYYPVTMFSQVRTLARGSAEAQYCELDVVPGDLNRFTLTGCLPQRTDPLPLAFAIQDGASYAGAIIKDELKQAGITYSGTLLRQTQVNEPGTVVASKQSAPLHDLLKIMLKKSDNMIADTVFRMIGHARFNVPGTWRAGSDAVRQILRQQAGVDIGNTIIADGSGLSRHNLIAPATMMQVLQYIAQHDNELNFITMLPLAGHDGSLQYRAGLHQAGVDGKVSAKTGSLQGVYNLAGFITTASGQRMAFVQYLSGYAVEPADQRNRRIPLVRFESRLYKDIYQNN; from the coding sequence ATGCGATTTCCCAGATTTACCATCGGATTGACTGCCAGTATTGCGGCGTTCAGCGTTCAGGCTGCGAATGTTGACGAGTATATCAACCAGCTCCCTGCCGGGGCCAACCTCGCCCTTATGGTACAGAAGGTTGGGGCTCCGACGCCTGCTATTGATTACCATAGCCAACAAATGGCCCTACCCGCCAGCACCCAAAAAGTCATCACCGCCCTGGCGGCCTTGATCCAGCTTGGGCCGGACTTCCGTTTTACTACTACGCTAGAAACCAAAGGTAGCGTGGAAGGCGGGGTATTGAAAGGTGACTTGGTGGCGCGATTTGGTGCCGATCCGACGCTAAAACGTCAGGATATTCGCAATATGGTAGCAACCCTGAAAAAATCAGGCGTGACGCAAATTGCCGGAAATGTCCTCATCGACACGTCCATTTTCGCCAGTCATGATAAAGCACCTGGCTGGCCCTGGAACGACATGACGCAGTGTTTTAGCGCACCGCCTGCGGCAGCGATTGTTGATCGTAACTGCTTCTCGGTGTCGCTTTACAGTGCGCAAAAACCTAACGATCTCGCCTTTATTCGCGTGGCATCATACTACCCGGTAACCATGTTCAGCCAGGTTCGCACCCTCGCGCGTGGTTCTGCAGAAGCGCAATATTGTGAACTGGATGTCGTTCCTGGCGATTTAAACCGCTTCACGCTAACCGGTTGTCTTCCCCAGCGCACCGACCCACTGCCGCTGGCGTTTGCCATTCAGGACGGCGCCAGCTATGCCGGGGCAATTATTAAAGATGAGCTGAAACAAGCGGGTATCACCTACAGCGGTACGCTGCTGCGCCAGACGCAGGTCAACGAGCCGGGTACCGTTGTCGCCAGCAAGCAGTCAGCGCCTTTACATGACCTGCTTAAGATTATGCTGAAAAAGTCGGACAACATGATTGCTGACACCGTTTTTCGTATGATCGGCCACGCGCGATTTAATGTCCCTGGCACCTGGCGCGCAGGTTCCGATGCCGTACGCCAGATCCTGCGCCAGCAGGCGGGTGTCGATATTGGTAACACGATCATTGCCGACGGATCCGGCCTCTCTCGCCACAACCTGATTGCGCCCGCCACCATGATGCAGGTGCTGCAGTACATCGCACAGCATGACAACGAGCTGAACTTTATTACGATGCTGCCGCTGGCAGGCCATGACGGCTCTCTGCAATACCGTGCGGGTCTGCATCAGGCTGGCGTGGATGGCAAAGTCTCCGCGAAGACCGGCTCGTTACAGGGGGTGTATAACCTTGCAGGATTCATTACCACGGCAAGCGGGCAACGCATGGCGTTTGTACAGTATCTGTCTGGCTATGCGGTAGAACCCGCTGACCAGCGTAACCGCCGTATCCCGCTGGTACGCTTTGAAAGCCGGTTGTACAAAGATATTTATCAGAACAACTGA
- the greA gene encoding transcription elongation factor GreA: MQAIPMTLRGAEKLREELDFLKSVRRPEIIAAIADAREHGDLKENAEYHAAREQQGFCEGRIKDIEAKLSNAQVIDVTKMPNNGRVVFGATVTVLNLDNDEEQTWRIVGDDEADFKQNLISVNSPIARGLIGKEQDDVVVIKTPGGEVEYEVVKVEYL; this comes from the coding sequence ATGCAAGCTATCCCGATGACCTTACGTGGTGCTGAAAAACTGCGTGAAGAGCTGGATTTTCTGAAATCTGTGCGCCGCCCTGAAATCATTGCCGCGATCGCCGATGCGCGTGAACACGGTGACTTGAAAGAGAACGCGGAGTACCACGCGGCCCGTGAACAGCAGGGATTCTGCGAAGGACGCATTAAAGATATCGAAGCTAAGCTGTCTAACGCGCAGGTTATCGACGTCACTAAAATGCCGAACAATGGCCGTGTCGTTTTCGGTGCAACGGTGACCGTTCTGAATCTTGATAACGATGAAGAACAGACCTGGCGCATCGTAGGTGATGACGAAGCCGATTTTAAACAGAACCTGATTTCAGTTAACTCGCCTATTGCTCGTGGCCTGATTGGCAAAGAGCAGGATGACGTGGTGGTTATCAAAACGCCGGGCGGTGAAGTGGAATATGAAGTGGTGAAAGTAGAATACCTGTAA
- the yhbY gene encoding ribosome assembly RNA-binding protein YhbY, translated as MNLSTKQKQHLKGLAHPLKPVVMLGNNGLTEGVLAEIEQALEHHELIKVKIASEDRDNKTLIVEAIVRETGACNVQVIGKTLVLYRPTKERKISLPR; from the coding sequence ATGAATCTGAGTACTAAACAAAAACAGCACCTGAAAGGTCTGGCACATCCGCTCAAGCCTGTAGTCATGCTTGGCAATAATGGTTTGACCGAAGGGGTACTGGCCGAGATTGAACAAGCGCTAGAGCACCATGAACTTATCAAGGTGAAAATCGCCTCGGAAGATCGCGATAACAAAACCTTGATCGTGGAAGCTATCGTACGCGAAACCGGCGCCTGTAACGTACAGGTCATCGGCAAAACGCTGGTACTGTATCGCCCGACTAAAGAACGTAAAATCTCGCTGCCACGCTAA
- the rlmE gene encoding 23S rRNA (uridine(2552)-2'-O)-methyltransferase RlmE: MTGKKRSASSSRWLQEHFSDKYVQQAQKKGLRSRAWFKLDEIQQSDKIFKPGMTIVDLGAAPGGWSQYAVTQIGNSGRIIACDLLPMDPIVGVDFLQGDFRDELVLKALLERVGDSKVQVVMSDMAPNMCGTPAVDIPRAMYLVELALGMARDVLAPGGSFVVKVFQGEGFDEYLREIRSLFTKVKVRKPDSSRARSREVYIVATGRKP, translated from the coding sequence ATGACAGGTAAAAAGCGTTCTGCCAGCTCAAGCCGCTGGCTTCAGGAACACTTTAGCGATAAATATGTTCAGCAGGCACAGAAAAAGGGGTTACGTTCCCGTGCCTGGTTTAAACTTGATGAAATACAGCAAAGTGACAAAATTTTTAAACCGGGGATGACGATAGTTGACCTCGGCGCTGCACCCGGTGGCTGGTCGCAATACGCGGTTACGCAGATCGGAAACAGCGGCCGCATTATCGCTTGCGATCTTTTACCTATGGATCCAATCGTTGGTGTGGACTTCCTTCAGGGCGACTTTCGTGATGAATTAGTCCTGAAAGCGTTACTTGAGCGCGTAGGTGACAGTAAAGTACAAGTTGTCATGTCCGATATGGCACCAAATATGTGTGGAACACCGGCGGTGGACATTCCCCGGGCCATGTATTTGGTAGAGCTGGCGCTTGGAATGGCTCGTGATGTATTAGCTCCAGGTGGTAGTTTTGTAGTTAAGGTGTTCCAGGGCGAAGGCTTCGATGAGTATCTAAGAGAGATTCGCTCCCTGTTTACGAAGGTCAAAGTTCGTAAGCCGGACTCTTCCCGCGCTCGTTCGCGTGAAGTGTACATTGTAGCGACCGGGCGTAAACCATAA
- the ftsH gene encoding ATP-dependent zinc metalloprotease FtsH, with translation MAKNLILWLVIAVVLMSVFQSFGPSESNGRKVDYSTFLQEVNQDQVREARINGREINVTKKDSNRYTTYIPVNDPKLLDNLLTKNVKVVGEPPEEPSLLASIFISWFPMLLLIGVWIFFMRQMQGGGGKGAMSFGKSKARMLTEDQIKTTFADVAGCDEAKEEVAELVEYLREPSRFQKLGGKIPKGVLMVGPPGTGKTLLAKAIAGEAKVPFFTISGSDFVEMFVGVGASRVRDMFEQAKKAAPCIIFIDEIDAVGRQRGAGLGGGHDEREQTLNQMLVEMDGFEGNEGIIVIAATNRPDVLDPALLRPGRFDRQVVVGLPDVRGREQILKVHMRRVPLSPDIDAAIIARGTPGFSGADLANLVNEAALFAARGNKRVVSMVEFEKAKDKIMMGAERRSMVMTEAQKESTAYHEAGHAIIGRLVPEHDPVHKVTIIPRGRALGVTFFLPEGDAISASRQKLESQISTLYGGRLAEEIIYGAEHVSTGASNDIKVATNLARNMVTQWGFSEKLGPLLYAEEEGEVFLGRSVAKAKHMSDETARIIDQEVKLLIERNYERARRLLNDNLDILHSMKDALMKYETIDAPQIDDLMARRDVRPPAGWEESGTSNNSGNNGTPSAPRPVDEPTSPNPGNMSEQLGDK, from the coding sequence ATGGCGAAAAACCTAATACTCTGGCTGGTCATTGCCGTTGTGCTGATGTCAGTATTCCAGAGCTTTGGGCCCAGCGAGTCTAATGGCCGTAAGGTGGATTACTCTACCTTCCTGCAAGAGGTCAATCAGGACCAGGTTCGTGAAGCGCGTATCAACGGACGTGAGATTAACGTTACCAAGAAAGACAGTAACCGTTACACGACCTACATCCCGGTTAACGATCCGAAGCTGCTTGATAACCTGCTGACCAAAAACGTCAAGGTTGTTGGCGAGCCGCCTGAAGAGCCGAGCCTGCTGGCTTCTATCTTCATTTCCTGGTTCCCAATGCTGCTGCTGATTGGTGTCTGGATCTTCTTCATGCGTCAAATGCAGGGCGGGGGTGGCAAAGGCGCCATGTCGTTCGGTAAGAGTAAAGCGCGCATGCTGACGGAAGATCAGATCAAAACCACTTTTGCCGACGTTGCAGGTTGTGACGAAGCGAAAGAAGAGGTGGCTGAGCTGGTTGAGTACCTGCGCGAACCGAGCCGTTTCCAGAAGCTGGGCGGTAAGATCCCGAAAGGCGTCCTGATGGTCGGCCCTCCGGGTACCGGTAAAACCCTGTTGGCAAAAGCCATCGCGGGTGAAGCGAAGGTTCCATTCTTCACAATTTCCGGTTCTGACTTCGTGGAAATGTTTGTGGGTGTGGGCGCATCTCGTGTGCGTGACATGTTCGAACAGGCCAAGAAAGCAGCACCGTGCATCATCTTTATCGATGAAATCGACGCCGTCGGCCGCCAACGTGGCGCGGGTCTGGGCGGTGGTCACGATGAACGTGAGCAGACGCTGAACCAGATGCTGGTTGAGATGGATGGCTTCGAAGGTAACGAAGGTATTATCGTTATCGCAGCAACTAACCGTCCAGACGTACTTGACCCAGCGCTGCTGCGTCCAGGCCGTTTTGACCGTCAGGTTGTGGTCGGACTGCCAGACGTTCGCGGTCGTGAGCAGATTCTGAAAGTGCATATGCGTCGCGTACCGCTGTCTCCGGACATCGATGCGGCAATTATTGCCCGCGGTACGCCTGGTTTCTCCGGTGCAGATCTTGCGAACCTGGTGAACGAAGCAGCGTTGTTCGCTGCCCGTGGTAACAAGCGCGTTGTATCGATGGTTGAGTTCGAGAAAGCGAAAGACAAAATCATGATGGGTGCGGAACGTCGCTCCATGGTGATGACGGAAGCGCAGAAAGAATCTACCGCGTACCACGAAGCAGGCCACGCGATTATCGGTCGCCTGGTACCGGAACACGATCCGGTGCACAAAGTAACGATTATTCCACGCGGTCGTGCGTTGGGTGTGACCTTCTTCCTGCCGGAAGGCGATGCAATCAGCGCTAGCCGTCAGAAACTGGAAAGTCAGATCTCTACGCTGTACGGCGGCCGTTTGGCTGAAGAGATTATCTACGGTGCTGAACATGTTTCTACCGGCGCGTCGAACGACATTAAAGTCGCGACTAACCTGGCACGTAATATGGTGACGCAGTGGGGCTTCTCTGAAAAGCTGGGGCCGTTGCTGTACGCGGAAGAAGAAGGCGAAGTGTTCCTCGGTCGTTCTGTTGCTAAAGCAAAACATATGTCCGATGAAACCGCGCGCATTATCGATCAGGAAGTTAAATTGCTGATTGAACGTAACTACGAGCGTGCTCGTCGTCTTCTGAACGATAACCTGGACATTCTGCACTCGATGAAAGATGCGCTCATGAAATATGAGACCATCGATGCACCGCAGATTGACGATCTGATGGCTCGCCGCGATGTGCGTCCGCCAGCAGGTTGGGAAGAGTCAGGTACGTCTAACAACTCTGGCAATAATGGCACCCCAAGTGCGCCGCGTCCGGTTGATGAACCGACCTCGCCGAATCCGGGTAACATGTCAGAGCAGTTAGGTGACAAATAA